One Nitrospinota bacterium genomic window, CATCGAACGCGCTCACGTCGAGGTCGATGGTGAACCGCTGGGCCAGCACCACCTGGAAGATGTCCCCTTCCTTGATGTAGTGTTTGCACCGCTCGACCGCTTTTGCATATGCCGCTTCGCTGGTGTTTGATTTGAACTTTTTGGCTCCCGTCCGCCTCTTTATCGCCGGGGGTTTGGCGGTTGCTTCCAGCTTCCGCAGCAGCGATTTTATCTTTGCCACCGCCTTGGCGTAGGCCTTTTCGGCATTGCCTTCCACATGGGCGTTGACGATGATTTTGATCGTCTGCTTCACGTTGTCGAACACCACCAGCGCATCGGTGACCATGAAAACGGTATCGGGGAAATCGGTATCCTTGTGCGCCTTTGCGGGGAGTTTTTCAAAGAAGCGGACGCAGTCGTAGCCGATGGTTCCCACCACGCCGCCATTGAACGGCGGCAGCCCTTCCACCTTCACCGCCTTGAACCCGGCCATCACCTTTTTGATCTCGTCCAGCGGGTCGCCCGCCACGGCGAATTTCTGCTTCTTCGTTTTGGTGATGCGCACCCCCTCTTTGCCGGAGGTTTTTATCACCAGCTCCGGGTCGGCCCCCATAAAGGTGTAGCGCGCCCACTTTTCGCCGCCTGACACGCTCTCCAGAAGATAAGCGTATTTCGCCCCCTTGGAGATTTTGCTGAACGCGCCGACCGGCGTTTGGAAATCGCCGAACACGTCGCAATATACGGGGACGATGTTCCCCTGTTTGGCCAGCTTCACGAACGCCGCTTTATCGGGCTTTATCATTGGTAGACCACATCAATGAGGGTGAGGCCCTGCGCGGGGGCGGTGGGGCCGGCCTTGCGGCGGTCTTTTGCCATCAGTATCTTTTTCATATCGTCCGGTTCCATCCTGCCCCGCCCTATCTCCGCCAGCGTGCCGACGATGTTGCGCACCATCTGGCGCAGAAACCCGTTGGCGGTTATTTCTATCGTTATCGTTTCATCCTTGCGGTGTATATCAATCGCAATTATATGCCGTACCGATGATTTTACCGAAGAATTTGCCGCCATGAA contains:
- the trpE gene encoding anthranilate synthase component I, whose amino-acid sequence is MIKPDKAAFVKLAKQGNIVPVYCDVFGDFQTPVGAFSKISKGAKYAYLLESVSGGEKWARYTFMGADPELVIKTSGKEGVRITKTKKQKFAVAGDPLDEIKKVMAGFKAVKVEGLPPFNGGVVGTIGYDCVRFFEKLPAKAHKDTDFPDTVFMVTDALVVFDNVKQTIKIIVNAHVEGNAEKAYAKAVAKIKSLLRKLEATAKPPAIKRRTGAKKFKSNTSEAAYAKAVERCKHYIKEGDIFQVVLAQRFTIDLDVSAFDVYRALRVVNPSPYMYYLKLDDWEVVGASPEILSRLQNGRVTVRPIAGTRKRGATEVEDKALEAELLADKKELAEHIMLVDLGRNDVGRISTGGTVRVTHLKEIERYSHVMHIVSNVEGELRPGADAFDVIRATFPAGTLSGAPKIRAMQIIEELEPHRRGLYGGAVGYIAFDGTMDTAIAIRTLAVKGKKAYLGTGAGIVADSDPASEYQECLNKGRALEKAVAIARTGL